Below is a window of Clavibacter michiganensis subsp. tessellarius DNA.
AACATGACGTCTCCGCCGTACTCCTCGGCGACCAGGCCGTACTCGGTGAGCTGCTGGCGCACCTTGGCGGGGTTGGCCCCCTCCTTGTCGACCTTGTTGACCGCGACCACGATCGGCACGTTCGCCGCCTGGGCGTGGTTCAGGGCCTCCACCGTCTGCGGCATGATGCCGTCGTCGGCCGCGACCACGAGGATCGCGATGTCGGTGACCTGGGCACCACGGGCGCGCATGGCGGTGAACGCCTCGTGGCCCGGGGTGTCGATGAAGGTGATGGCGCGCTCGTAGCCCTCGTGCGGCGCCCAGACCTGGTACGCGCCGATGTGCTGCGTGATGCCGCCCGCTTCGCCCTCGATGACGTTGGCGTTGCGGATGGCGTCGAGCAGGCGCGTCTTGCCGTGGTCGACGTGGCCCATGACGGTGACGACGGGCGGCCGGATCTCCAGCACGTCGTCGTCCTCGTCCTCGAGCTCCTGGTCGAGGTCGATGTCGAAGCCCTCGAGCAGCTCGCGGTCCTCGTCCTCCGGGGAGACGACCTGGATCTTGTAGCCGAGCTCCGTGCCGAGCACCTCGAAGGTGGCCTCGTCGAGCGACTCGGTCGCCGTGGCCATCTCACCGAGGTGGAACAGCACGGTCACCAGGTTGCCGGGGCTCGCGTCGATCTTGTCGGCGAAGTCCGAGATGGACGCGCCGCGACGCAGGCGGACGACCGTGTTGCCGTCGCCGCGGGGGACGCTGACGCCACCCAGCGACGGGGCCTCGCGCAGCTCGAACTCGGCCCTCTTCGTCCGCTTCGACTTGCGCGACTTGCTCTTGCCGCCGCCGCGCCCGAAGGCACCCGCCGTACCGCCGCCGGGGCCGCGACCGCGACCGCCGCCACCGGGACGACCGGCGAAGCCGCCGGCCGGGCGCTGGAAGCCGCCGGCGGCGGGGGCGCCGGGGCGTCCCGCTCCGCCGGGTGCGCCGCCGGGGCGACCGGCGCCCGCGGGGCGCTGGCCGAAGCCGGCAGGACGTGCGCCCTGGCCGACGCCGCCGGGACGCGGGGCGCCGGGGCGAGGGGATCCGGGACGGGGAGCGGCCGGACGGGGGCCTGCGGCTCCCGCGGCGGGGCGCTGGCCCATGCCCTGGTTGCTCGCGAACGGGTTGTTGCCCGGGCGGGGCTTGGTGCCCATGCCCTGGTTGCTCGCGAAGGGGTTGTTGCCGGGGCGCGGGGCCGCCGGACGCGGGATCCCGGGACGCGGGATGCCGTTGGAGGGCGCCGGGGTGCTGCCGGCGTCCGGGCGCGGGGCGCTCGGCGTCGACGCGGCGGGGGCCTCGGGGGTGGTGGACGCGGCCGACTTCTCGGCCTGCGCCTTCTCCTCCGCGGCGGCCTTGCGGGTCGCCTCGGCCTGGGCCTGGCGCTCGGCGACGGTCAGCGGCGCGGCCGGAGCCGGCACGTCGGACGCCTCGGGGGCCTCGGGCGCCGGAGCCGTGGGCTGCGGGCCGGGGGTGGGACGGCCGCCGGGCTTCGGGGCCGAGGAACGGGCGCCGGGGCGCGGCGCGGACGACGGCGTCGCGGCGGGTGCCGCGGCCTGTCCGGTGAGGCCGGCTGCCTCGAGCGCCGCCTTGAGCTTGCGGGCCACGGGGGGCTCGATGCTCGACGACGGTCCCTTGACGAACTCGCCCATCTCCTTGAGCTTGGCGAGTGCGGTCTTGCTGTCGACGCCGATCTCGGCGGCGATCTCGTGTACGCGTGGTTTTGCCACTGTTCTCCTGTCTGGGGGTCCTCTCCCAGGCAGGAGGGGACCGCTAGTGCTGGACGGATCTCATTTCGAGCCGCTCATTAGTTGTCCATGTGCCGTTCAGCCTGTTCTCTCGGATGCTCGCGCGCTCGGCTGGGCCGCGAGCCGCTCTCGTAGTCCCCCAAGAGCTGCGGGGTCGAGCGCCGCCTCGCTGCGCAGGGCCCGCCCGAAGGCGCGCCTCGCGATGGCTCGGTCGATGCACTCGATGGTCGGATGGATCCACGCGCCCCTGCCGGCCATCACCGCACGCTCGTCGACGACGAGGGAGCGGGTGGGGGGATCGGCGACGATCCGCTGGAGAGCGGACCTCGGGGCACGCCGACGACAGCCGACGCACGTTCTTACCGGCTTCATACTACCCCCTCCGTCCGGCGGCGGCGAGGCGGGGTCCCGGCGGGCGGCGCTCAGTCGTCGCCCTCGAGGATCGAGTCGGGCTGGATGTCGATCTTCGCGCCCGTGAGCTTCGCGGCGAGGCGGGCGTTCTGGCCCTCCTTGCCGATGGCGAGCGACAGCTGGTAGTCCGGCACGAGCGCGCGGACGGCCTTGGTCGCCTGGTCGATGACGAACGAGCTCGTGACCTTCGCGGGCGAGAGCGCGTTGCCGACGAAGACGGGGAGCGACTCGGAGTAGTCGACGATGTCGATCTTCTCGTCGTTGAGCTCGGCCGTGACGGCGCGCACGCGCTGGCCCAGCTCGCCGATGCAGGCGCCCTTGGCGTTGATGCCGGGCTCGGTCGCGCGCACCGCGATCTTGGTGCGGTGGCCGGCCTCGCGCGCGAGCGAGACGATCTCGACGAGGCCCTGCGCGATCTCGGGCACCTCGAGCGCGAAGAGCTTGCGGACGAGCGAGGGGTGCGTGCGCGAGACCGTGATCTGCGGCCCCTTCGCGCCGCGAGACACGCTCGTGACGTAGACGCGCAGGCGCGAGCCGTGCGCGTACTTCTCGCCGGGCACCTGCTCCTCGGGCGGCAGGATCGCCTCGATGGTGCCGAGGTCGACGTGGATCATGCGCGGGTTCGGCCCCTGCTGCACGATGCCCGCGACGATGTCGCCCTCGCGGCCCTTGAACTCGCCGAGGATGCGGTCGTCGCCGATGTCGCGCAGGCGCTGGTTGATGACCTGCTTCGCGGCGAAGGCGGCGATGCGGCCGAAGTCGCTCGGGCTGTCCTCCGACTCGCCGACGACGAGGCCGTCCTCGTCGAGCTCGGGGACGTGCACGGACACGTGGCCGGACTTGCGGTCGAGGTGCACGCGGGCCGGGGGCACGCCGTCGGCGACGGGCTTGGCGTCGGCCTGGTCGGTGTGCTTGAGGTAGGCGGTGAGGATGGCCTGCTCGATGATCGAGACGAGCTCCTCGAACGGGATCTCCCGCTCGCGCTCCATCATGCGCAAGACGCTCAGGTCGATGTCCATGGGCCACTCCTCTATTCGGTTGGAAGGATACGAGGCTACCCGACCGCCGGGGGTCGGGCAGCCCCCGCGGGGGTGCGCGCGGGATCAGCCGGCGGTGAGCGCGCCCACGACGTCCGCGAGCGCGACCGGGGTGCGCTCGTTCGTGCGGCGGTCCCAGAGCTCGGCCATGCCGTCGGCGGCGCCGCGGCCGACGATGACGATGGTCGGCACGCCGATGAGCTCGGCGTCGCCGAACTTCACGCCGGGCGAGACCTTGGGGCGGTCGTCGAAGAGCACGTCGAGGCCGGCGGCGTCGAGCGCGTCGACGAGCTCCTCGCTGGCCGTCCTGACGCCCTCGTCCTTGCCGGTCATCACGACGTGCACGTCGAACGGGCTGATGGACGCGGGCCACAGGAGGCCGCGGCCGTCCTGCGTGGCCTCGGCGACGAGCGCGAGGTTGCGCGTGATGCCGATGCCGTACGAGCCCATCGTGACCGTGACGAGCTTGCCGTTCTCGTCGAGGACCTTGAGGCCGAGCGCCTCCGCGTACTTGCGGCCGAGCTCGAAGACGTGGCCGATCTCGGTGCCGCGGGCGGTGCTGATGGGGCCGGATCCGTCGGGCGCGGGGTCGCCGTCGCGCACGTCGGCCGCCTCCACGGCGCCGTCGGGCGTGAAGTCGCGGCCGGCGACGAGCGAGAGCACGTGCTTCCCGGCGACGTTGGCGCCCGTGATCCACGCGGTGCCGTCGACGACCCGGGGGTCGACGAGGTAGCGCACCTTCGTGGCCGACGTGGATCCGAGGACGGGGCCCTCGGGCGACCACGGGCCGATGTAGCCCTTCACGAGGCCGGGCTGCTTCTGGAGGTCGGCCTCGGTGGCGGGCTCGACCTCGGCGGGGAAGAAGGCGACCTCGGCGCGCTTGAGGTCGACGTCCCGGTCGCCGGGGATCCCGACGACGACGAGCTCGCGCGTGCCGTCGAGGTGGGTGAGGGCGAGGACGATGTTCTTCAGCGTGTCGGCGGCGGTCCAGGGACGGCCGTCCTCGCGGGGCTCGCGGGCGTTCGCGAGGTCGACGAGCGTCGCGATCGTGGGGGTGTCGGGCGAGTCGAAGACGCGCGCGGCGGGCTGGCCGTCGATGGGGATCGACTCGGGCACGAGCGTCGTGTACGCCTCGACGTTGGCCGCGTAGCCGCCGGGCGAGCGCACGAAGGTGTCCTCGCCGATGGGCGTGGGGTGCAGGAACTCCTCGCTCTTGGACCCGCCCATGGCGCCCGCGTCGGCGGCGACGATGACGTGCTCGAGGCCGAGGCGCTGGAAGATCCGCTCGTAGGCGTCGCGCTGGGCCTGGTAGCTCACGGACAGGGCCTCGTCGGTGACGTCGAAGGAGTACGCGTCCTTCATCGTGAACTCGCGGCCGCGGAGGATGCCGGCGCGGGGGCGGGCCTCGTCGCGGTACTTGTCCTGGATCTGGTAGATCGACAGGGGCAGGTCCTTGTAGCTCGAGTAGAGGTCCTTCACGAGCAGCGCGAAGAACTCCTCGTGCGTGGGCGCGAGCACCATGGGCGCGCGCTTGCGGTCCTCGAGGCGGAACATCCCGGGGCCGTACTCGTCGTAGCGGCCGGTGGCCTGGTACGGCTCGGCGGGGAGCAGCGCGGGGAAGTGCACCTCCTGGGCGCCGATGCGCTCCATCTCCTCGCGGACGATGGCCTCGACCTTGTTCTTGACCCGGAGGCCGAGCGGCAGCCAGGCGAAGATGCCGGGGGCCTGGCGGCGGATGTAGCCGGCGCGCACGAGGAGGCGGTGGCTGGCCACCTCGGCGTCGACGGGGTCTTCCCGGAGGGTGCGGACGAAGAGCTTCGAGAGGCGTGTGGACACCGACACAGCCTAGCGATCCGGGCGCGTCGGTCCGGCCCGGTCGGCGGGCGCCGGCGGGCGTCGGCGTCGGTCAGCGGCCGGCGGATCCGCCCGTCGCGTAGGAGAGCCGCAGGCGCTCGAAGCCCTCGTCGAGGGAGACGGCCGGCGTCCAGGCGAGGGCCCGGCGGGTCTCGCGCTGGTCGAACCAGTGCGCGGTGGAGAGCTGCTCGGCGAGGAAGCGGGTCATGGGCGGCTCGTCGGATCCGGGGCGTACGGCCCAGACGCGCTCGACCGCTCCCCCGGCGGCGCGGGCCAGGGCGGCGGGCACGCGGAGCCGCGGCGCGGGCACCCCGGCGGCCCGGCACATGCCGGCGAGCAGCTCGGCGACCGGGCGGGGCTCGCCGTTCGTGACGACGTACGCGCGGCCGTGCGCCGAGTCAGCCGCGGCGAGCGCGGCGACGATCGCGTCGGCCGCGTTGTCGCGGTAGACGGTGTCGATGAGCGCGGCGCCGTGGCCGAGGAGCGGGAGGCGATCGCGGGCGGCGCGGTGGACGATGCGCGCGACGAGCTGCGTGTCGCCCGGGCCCCACACGAGGTGCGGGCGGACGGCGAGGACGCGCATCGCCGGGTCGTCCTCGGCCAGGGCGATGAGCTCGCCCTCGGCCTTGGTGCGGGCGTAGTCGCCGCGGGCGCGCACGGGATCCGCCGGTCCGGCGCCGTCGCCCGTGATGGAGAGGCCGGTGTGCGCGACCGACGGCGAGGAGACGTGCACGAACCGCACGACCCCGGCCGCGCGGGCCGCGGCGAGGAGGCCGCGCGTGCCCTCGACGTTGACGGCGCGGAAGTCGGCCGGGTCGCCCGCGAGCGAGACCTTGGCGGCGAGGTGGACGACGGCGTCGACGCCGTCGAGCACGCGGGCGACGGACTCCGGGTCGGTGACGCTGCCGCGGAGGTCGACGACGGACCCGGGCACCGGATCCACTCCGCTCGACGCGAGGCCGGACGGCTGGCGCTGGAAGGTGCGGACCGCGTGCCCCTGGGCGGCGAGCCGCTCGGCGACGGCGCGGCCGAGCATGCCGCTCGCGCCCGTGACGAGGACGGTCACGGGGCGCTCACCCGGCCGCCCGAGAGGATGCCGGCGGCCCAGCGGCCGAGGCGCGCGCGGTCGACCTTGGAGTTGTGGCGGACGTCGGTCGGCAGCACCGGGACGACGATCACCGCGGCGACGGGCACGTCGACCGCGGCGCGCACGGCGGCCGCGAGGCCGGGGTCCGCGAGGCCCACGCGGCGCGCGGCGGGCACGGTCTCGACCACCAGCACGAGCTGCTGGACACCGGCGGGCCCGACGCCCACGGCGGCCGCGCGTCCGACGCCCGCGGCGGACTCCGCGCGCTGCTCGGGGCCGACGGGCGTGAGCACGCCGTCGGCGGTCGTGATGACGTGCGGGAGCCGGCCCTCGATCCAGAGCGCGCCCATGGCGTCGAGGTGGCCGACGTCGCCCGTGCGGTGCCGGCGGATCCCCTCGGCCGAGTCGCGCCGCGCGGCGCGGTCGGTGACGTGCAGGCGGTCGTAGCGCTCGTGGACGTGCGGCGCCTGGGCCACGATCTCGCCCGTGACGCCGGGCTCGGACGTGAGCGCGCCGGTGGCGGCCCCGGCCCGGTCGAGCGGGCTGATGCGGATGTCCACCGGGTCGACGGGCGTGCCCACGCAGACGCCGGCGTCGCCGCGGCGGGCGGCCTCGCGGATCCCGTCGAGCGTGACGTCGGTGAGCAGCAGGCCCTCGGTCATCCCGTAGGGCGTGTGCACCTCGGCGGCCGGCACGAGCGCGGCGGCGCGCGTGAGCAGCGCCTCCGACAGCGGGGCGCCCGCGGAGAGCAGGGAGCGGACCCGGCCGAGCACGGCGCGGTCGTCGGCGGTGAGCGCGTCGGCGGTCGCGACGACGTTCGCGAGCGCGGCGGGCGACGCGAAGACGACGGTCGCGTCCGCGGCGCGGGCCGCGGCGGCCAGCGCGGACGCGGTGAGGTCGCGCGGGCGGGTGACGTCCATGTCGGGCGTGACGCTCGTGGCGCCGAGCGCCGGTCCGAGGAGCGCGAACGGCGCGAAGCCGGCGACGAGCCCGGTGCCCACGCCCACGTCGAAGCGGCCGCCGAGGGTGTCGCGCAGCGACGCGAGCTGGCGGTGCGTGTAGACGACGCCCTTGGCGGGGCCGGTGGATCCCGAGGTGAAGAGGATCGCGGCGTCGTCGTCGGCCGCGGGCTCCGGTGGCAGGACCTGCGCCCGGCCGTCGCGGGCGATCTCCGGGAGGCTCGCGGCGACGCCGAGCGCGCGGGCGACGGGCGGCGCGAGAGTCGTGACGGAGATCCGCTCCCCCGGCCAGCCGAGGGCGCGCGCCAGGGCGAGGCCCGCGGGGATGCCGACGACCATGTCCGGGCGGGAGCCGGCGACCGCGCGTCCGAGGCCCTTCACGCCGAGGCCGGCGTCGGCGACCACGACGATCGCGCCGATGCGGAGGCACGCGTAGAGGAGCGCCGTGAGGTCGGCGCCGGGCGGCACCAGCAGCGAGACGCGGTCGCCGGCGCGGAGCCCGCGCGCGTGCAGGCCGGCCGCGATCTCGCGCACGCGGCGGGAGAGCAGCCGCCAGGAGACGGTGCGCGGGCCGGTGCCGCCGCGGGGCGCCATCTCCACGAGCACGGGCTCGTCGCTGTCGCGCAGCTCCTCGAGGAGCGCGCCGAGCGGGCGGACGGGCGCGGGCGTCCGCAGGGCGTGCGCGGCGGAGGCGGTTCCCGGCACGACCCGGTCGGCCAGCCAGTCGAGCGCGGCGGAGGCGTAGTCGTGGTCCTCCGCGACCAGGTGCCCGGCGCCCTCGACGCGGTGCACGTCGGCGTGCGGCAGGCGCTCGAGGAGGTCGGAGAGGTACACGTCGCTGAAGATCGGGTCGCGCGGACCCCAGACGAACAGGGCCGGGAGGTCGAGGTCGCGCAGCCCCTCCGCGATGGCGGTGAGGGTCGCGTGGCTCGGGTGCGCGGGGCCGACGGGGATGTCGGCGACGAAGCCGCGGATCCCGGCGCGACGGTCGGCGCCCCGGTACGGCGCCGCGAAGGCCCGGCGCACGGCCGGGTCGAGCGGCGGGTGCGCGAGGGCGAGCGTGGTGGCGAGGAAGCCGGGCGTGCCGCGGGTCGCGGCGTCGTGGATCCCCGTGGCGAGCGCCAGGCGCAGCGGCCACGGGATGGGCACGCCCTCCTCCTGGTGCACGGCCGTGTTGAGCGCCATGACCCCGGCGAGCACGTCGCGGTTGCGGAGCGCCCAGCCGAGGCTGACGACGCCGCCCCAGTCGTGGCCGAGCGTGACCACGGGGCCGGTGGCGCCGGATCCGGAGAGCCCGAGCTCGTCGGTCAGCGCCTGCAGGTCGTCGAGCCGCGTCGGCAGCGTGCGGGCCTCGCCCGTGCGCTCGGAGAAGCCCATGTCGAGCTGGTCGACGGCGACCACGCGCCAGGCCGGTGCCGACGGATCCCGCTCGGCGCGGGCGAGCGACTCCGCCGCGATGCGCCGCCAGAGGTACGACCACGTCGGGTTGCCGTGCACGCAGAGGATCGTGCCGGCGACCGGCGCGCCCGTGGCCGCGAGCCGCTCCCCCGTGTCGAGGAGGTGCCAGCCGTGGCCGCCCGCCTCCACGACGCGCGACCACGCGGGGTCGAGGCCCGGCAGCGGCTGCCCGTCGTCGCCGGGCACCGGGACGGTCGCCGCGTCGCCGCGGACCTCGCGCGTCACGGCGCGGCTACCAGAGGATCTCGGTCATGGCCGTGTTGAGGCCGGAGCCCACGCCCATGCAGAGCACGCGGTCGCCGCGGCTGAGGCTGTCGGCCTGGTCGGCGAGCGTGATCGGGATGCTCGCGGGGCCGACGTTGCCGTACCGCGGGTAGGTGAGCGGCACGCGCGACTTGTCGAGCTTCGCGGCCTTGACGATGGCGTTCGTGTGCACGTCGGAGACCTGGTGGAGGATGTAGCGGTCCATGTCGGACCACTGCCAGTCGTCCCCGGCCGCCTCCTTCCACGCGTCGACGACGAGCTCCATGCCGCCGCGGAGGAGCTCCTTGGTGTCGGTGAACATGCCGTCCACGTCGCCGATGCAGAGCTCGTGGTGCTGGGTGGCGGCGCGCGTGACGCCGCCGAGGATCCGGTGCCCCTCGGGGTGGTCGCTCGTGCGCCCGAGGACGGCCGCCGCCGCGCCCGCGCCGAGCGTGAGGCTCGGGAACTCGCTGAGGAAGTCGGCGCGCGTGGTCTCGGGGCGGAGGAGCCGGGCGACCGTGTTGTGGCGGATCTCGCCGGCGTCCTCGCCGTCGACGATCATCGCGTACTCGATCTGGCCGGAGTCGATGAGGTGCCCGGCGAGCGTCATGGCGTTGACGAAGCCGAGGCACGCGTTGGCGATGTCGAAGTTGAGCGCCGACGACGGCAGGCCGAGGCCGTTGTGGATGCCGACCGCGACGCTCGGCTCGAGGTGCGCCCGCGTGACGGACGTGTTGATGAGCAGCCCGATCTGCGACGGCTCGACGCCCGCCTGCGCGAGCGCCTTCCGGCCGGCCTGCGTGGCGGCGGCGTCGAAGGACATGGAGGCGTCCCAGTTGCGGCGCTCGAGCACGCCGGCCACGCGCTGCAGCAGGCCCGTGGGGAGACGGAGCCGGGAGAGGACGGGCTTCAGGCGCTCGTCGATCTCGACCGAGGTGACCGTGTGCGGGGCGAGGACGCTGGCGAGCCCCAGCAGGGAGGTGTTCCGATGCCGGAAAGTGGCGTTACCGTTCAACAGCATCCTCAGTTCGTGGGCGGTCCGCCGGGCGGACGACTAGCAGAGCCTACGCGCAGGCGGCGCGCGCGGACGCACGGCCGCCGCGCGGGCGGGTGGGGAGGGTGGGACTAGACGAGGATCTCGGGGCTGCCGATGGATCCCGCGGGCATCTCCGCGGCGAGGCGGTTCGCCTCCTCGATGAGGGTCTGGACGATCTCGGCCTCGGGGACGGTCTTGATGACCTCGCCCTTGACGAAGATCTGCCCGCGGCCGTTGCCGGACGCGACGCCGAGCTCGGCCTCGCGGGCCTCGCCGGGTCCGTTCACGACGCAGCCCATGACCGCGACGCGCAGCGGCACGTTGACGTGCTTGAGGCCCTCGGTGACCTGCTCGGCGAGGGAGTACACGTCGACCTGCGCGCGGCCGCAGCTCGGGCAGGAGACGATCTCGAGCTTGCGCTCGCGGAGGTTGAGCGACTGCAGGATCTGCAAGCCCACCTTCACCTCCTCCGCCGGGGGCGCGGAGAGGGAGACGCGGATGGTGTCGCCGATGCCCTCGGACAGCAGGATGCCGAACGCGGTCGCGCTCTTGATCGTGCCCTGGAAGGCGGGGCCGGCCTCGGTGACGCCGAGGTGGAGGGGCCAGTCGCCGCGCTCGGCGAGCAGGCGGTAGGCCTTGACCATGATGACGGGGTCGTTGTGCTTGACCGAGATCTTGAAGTCGTGGAAGTCGTGCTCCTCGAAGAGGCTGGCCTCCCAGACGGCGGACTCGACGAGCGCCTCGGGCGTGGCCTTGCCGTACTTCTGCAGCAGGCTCGGGTGCAGGGATCCGGCGTTGACGCCGATGCGGATGGAGGTGCCCGCGGCCTTGGCGGCCTTCGCGATGGCGCCCACCTGGTCGTCGAACTTGCGGATGTTGCCGGGGTTCACGCGCACGGCGCCGACGCCGGCGTCGATGGCCGTGAAGACGTAGCGGGGCTGGAAGTGAATGTCCGCGATGATCGGGATCTGGCTCTTCTTCGCCAGGATGTGCAGCACGTCCGCGTCGTCCTGGTGCGGCACCGCGACGCGCACGATGTCGCAGCCGGTGGCCGTGAGCTCGGCGATCTGCTGGAGCGTGGCGTTGATGTTGGTCGTCTGCGTGGTCGTCATCGACTGGACGCTGACCTGGGCGTCGCCGCCCACCTTCACCTTGCCGACGCTGATCTGACGGGTCTTGCGACGGGGCGCGAGGACCTCAGGGACCTTCGGCATTCCGAGATTGACTGCTGGCACGGACAAGAGCCTACGTCCGATTCCTGCGTGCCTGGTGCGGCGGGGGCGCGGGCGGCCCGCCCTTCCCTGATCAGGTCAGGCGTACGGGGTTCACCAGGTCGGCGAAGATCAGCAGCGCGCTCATGGCGCCGAACAGGATCACGACCACGAACGTCAGCGGCATGAGCTTGGCGACGTCCACCGGCCCCGGGTCGCGGCGGCCGAACGCCTTCGCGAGGAAGCGGCGGACGCCCTCGACGATGGCGCCGAGCACGTGGCCGCCGTCGAGCGGCAGGAGCGGGAGCAGGTTGATCATGCCGAGCGCCACGTTGAGCGACGCGACCAGGCCGATCATGGCGGAGGCGCGCGACGCGACCGGGGTCTCGTCGAGGCTCGCGATCTCGCCGGCCACGCGGCCCACGCCCACGACGCTCATGGGGCCGTTGGGATCGCGCTCGCCGCCGCCGAAGGCCGCGCGGCCCACGTCGACGAGGCGCTGAGGGAGGTTCAGGATGAGGTTGCCCACCGCGGCCATGTTCTCGCCCGTGGTGGTGAAGGCGGCCGACAGCGGCTGCTGCTGCACGGCCTGCGTGGGCGTGAAGCCGATGAGGCCCACCTGCTGCGTGACCGGGCGGCCCTGCTCGTCGACCTCGGGGGCGCCGCGGGACCCGATGACGGCCTGCTCGGAGAGGACGGGCGTGATCGCGAGCGTCTGACGCGCGCCGCCGCGGTCGACGACCACGTCGAGCTCGCGGCCGGCGGACGCGCGCACGGTGCTCGTGACCTGGTCCCACGCGGTGACGGGCGTGCCGTCGATGCTGACGATCGTGTCGCCGGGCTGGAGGCCGGCGGCCGCGCCGGGAGCGGCGGGGGCGCCCGCGGGGCAGGTGGCGGGATCGGCCGAGGCGGCGGATCCGGCGGGGACGATGCACGCGTTGACCTGGCCGACCGTGGTGGTGGGCTGGGTGACGCCGAAGCCGCAGAGCACCACGGCGAACAGCACCACCGCGAGGAGGAAGTTCATGGCCGGGCCGCCGAGCATGATGACCATGCGCTTCGGCACCGGCAGCTTGTAGAAGGCGCGGTCCTCCTCGTCGCCGACGCTCTCGGCGCTCGCCTGGCGCGCGTCCTGCACGAGGCTGTCGAAGAAGCCGCGGCCGGCGCGGTCGTCGGCGGGCGGGGATCCGCCGTCGGCGCCGGGCTCCGCGCGGGCGTCGCGGCGGGGGTCGGAGCCGACGAGCTGCGCCAGCCCCGTGCTGCTCTCGCCGGCGCGCGAGCTCTGCGGCGGGAACATGCCGATCATGGAGATGTAGCCGCCCAGCGGGATGGCCTTCACGCCGTACTCGGTCTCTCCCTTGCGGCGGCTGAAGATCGTCGGCCCGAAGCCGATCATGTACTGCGTGACGCGGACGCCGAAGAGCTTGGCGGGCACCAGGTGCCCGACCTCGTGGAGGCCGATGGACACGGCGACGCCGACCACGATGATGAGCACCCCGAGGATGTAGAGGAAGACGCCGTCCATGGTGGGAGAGGCTACCTCCCGCACCCTGGGCGGACGCCCGCGGCGACGGGGATCCACGGGGCGGTGTCCGCTCCGCGCCCGCCGCTCCGTCCCCGGCTCTCCCACGCGGGTCGCGCGGCGCGGACGGCGGTCTCCCGGGAGCCCCCGGCTAGTCTGGGAGCCCGCGACGAGAGGTGGCCCCATGCCCGGAGAACGGACCGACGGCCTCGCCGGAGCCCTGCTCGGCGGCCGCTACCGCATCAGCGGCCTGCTCGGACGCGGCGGCATGGCCACCGTGCACCGCGCCGTCGACGAGACGCTCGGCCGCGAGGTGGCCGTCAAGGTCTTCGCCACCGACTCCGCCGACCCGAACGAGGTCGAGCGGCAGGAGGGCGAGGTGCGGATGCTCGCGGGCCTCAGCCACCCGGGGCTCGTCACGCTCTTCGACGTCGGCGACGACGTGGTCGGCGACCGCGCGCTCGCCTTCATCGTGATGGAGATCGTCGACGGCACCACGCTCGCCGACCGGATGAAGGAGGGGCCGCTCCCCGGGCCCGAGGTCGCGCGCATCGGCGGGATCCTCGCCGACGCCCTCGGCTACATCCACCGCCGCGGGGTCGTGCACCGCGACGTCAAGCCCGCCAACGTGCTCCTCGCCCGGCCCGAGGAGCCCGACGAGCCGGCGGCAGCGAAGCTCACCGACTTCGGGATCGCGCGGCTGGTGGACGGCACGCGCCTCACCTCCACCGGGTCCATCGTCGGCACCGTCAGCTACCTCAGCCCCGAGCAGGCGCTCGGCGAGGCCGTGGGCGCGCCGACGGACGTCTACGCGCTCGGCCTGGTGCTCCTCGAGTGCCTCACCGGACGCCGCACCTTCCCCGGCACGGCCGCCGAGTCGACCATGGCGCGCGTCGTGCGCGATCCCGAGATCCCCGCACGGCTCGGCGCGTCGTGGGTCGACCTCCTCGGCCGCATGACCCGGCGCGACCCCGCGACCCGGCCCACCG
It encodes the following:
- a CDS encoding NAD-dependent epimerase/dehydratase family protein; this translates as MTVLVTGASGMLGRAVAERLAAQGHAVRTFQRQPSGLASSGVDPVPGSVVDLRGSVTDPESVARVLDGVDAVVHLAAKVSLAGDPADFRAVNVEGTRGLLAAARAAGVVRFVHVSSPSVAHTGLSITGDGAGPADPVRARGDYARTKAEGELIALAEDDPAMRVLAVRPHLVWGPGDTQLVARIVHRAARDRLPLLGHGAALIDTVYRDNAADAIVAALAAADSAHGRAYVVTNGEPRPVAELLAGMCRAAGVPAPRLRVPAALARAAGGAVERVWAVRPGSDEPPMTRFLAEQLSTAHWFDQRETRRALAWTPAVSLDEGFERLRLSYATGGSAGR
- a CDS encoding alpha/beta fold hydrolase is translated as MTREVRGDAATVPVPGDDGQPLPGLDPAWSRVVEAGGHGWHLLDTGERLAATGAPVAGTILCVHGNPTWSYLWRRIAAESLARAERDPSAPAWRVVAVDQLDMGFSERTGEARTLPTRLDDLQALTDELGLSGSGATGPVVTLGHDWGGVVSLGWALRNRDVLAGVMALNTAVHQEEGVPIPWPLRLALATGIHDAATRGTPGFLATTLALAHPPLDPAVRRAFAAPYRGADRRAGIRGFVADIPVGPAHPSHATLTAIAEGLRDLDLPALFVWGPRDPIFSDVYLSDLLERLPHADVHRVEGAGHLVAEDHDYASAALDWLADRVVPGTASAAHALRTPAPVRPLGALLEELRDSDEPVLVEMAPRGGTGPRTVSWRLLSRRVREIAAGLHARGLRAGDRVSLLVPPGADLTALLYACLRIGAIVVVADAGLGVKGLGRAVAGSRPDMVVGIPAGLALARALGWPGERISVTTLAPPVARALGVAASLPEIARDGRAQVLPPEPAADDDAAILFTSGSTGPAKGVVYTHRQLASLRDTLGGRFDVGVGTGLVAGFAPFALLGPALGATSVTPDMDVTRPRDLTASALAAAARAADATVVFASPAALANVVATADALTADDRAVLGRVRSLLSAGAPLSEALLTRAAALVPAAEVHTPYGMTEGLLLTDVTLDGIREAARRGDAGVCVGTPVDPVDIRISPLDRAGAATGALTSEPGVTGEIVAQAPHVHERYDRLHVTDRAARRDSAEGIRRHRTGDVGHLDAMGALWIEGRLPHVITTADGVLTPVGPEQRAESAAGVGRAAAVGVGPAGVQQLVLVVETVPAARRVGLADPGLAAAVRAAVDVPVAAVIVVPVLPTDVRHNSKVDRARLGRWAAGILSGGRVSAP
- a CDS encoding 3-oxoacyl-ACP synthase III is translated as MLLNGNATFRHRNTSLLGLASVLAPHTVTSVEIDERLKPVLSRLRLPTGLLQRVAGVLERRNWDASMSFDAAATQAGRKALAQAGVEPSQIGLLINTSVTRAHLEPSVAVGIHNGLGLPSSALNFDIANACLGFVNAMTLAGHLIDSGQIEYAMIVDGEDAGEIRHNTVARLLRPETTRADFLSEFPSLTLGAGAAAAVLGRTSDHPEGHRILGGVTRAATQHHELCIGDVDGMFTDTKELLRGGMELVVDAWKEAAGDDWQWSDMDRYILHQVSDVHTNAIVKAAKLDKSRVPLTYPRYGNVGPASIPITLADQADSLSRGDRVLCMGVGSGLNTAMTEILW
- the ispG gene encoding flavodoxin-dependent (E)-4-hydroxy-3-methylbut-2-enyl-diphosphate synthase; the encoded protein is MPAVNLGMPKVPEVLAPRRKTRQISVGKVKVGGDAQVSVQSMTTTQTTNINATLQQIAELTATGCDIVRVAVPHQDDADVLHILAKKSQIPIIADIHFQPRYVFTAIDAGVGAVRVNPGNIRKFDDQVGAIAKAAKAAGTSIRIGVNAGSLHPSLLQKYGKATPEALVESAVWEASLFEEHDFHDFKISVKHNDPVIMVKAYRLLAERGDWPLHLGVTEAGPAFQGTIKSATAFGILLSEGIGDTIRVSLSAPPAEEVKVGLQILQSLNLRERKLEIVSCPSCGRAQVDVYSLAEQVTEGLKHVNVPLRVAVMGCVVNGPGEAREAELGVASGNGRGQIFVKGEVIKTVPEAEIVQTLIEEANRLAAEMPAGSIGSPEILV